A stretch of Carnobacteriaceae bacterium zg-C25 DNA encodes these proteins:
- a CDS encoding Cna B-type domain-containing protein — protein MKKIQKFVSLLMTVALVIGLWPAQVVRAADEGITLTQTQVPSTRTDTREFLTGELMQSVLTFKANLPEAEYTGAYIELSVPSNVASFVESIEPNISLDSEVFGRATNVNATTWRIPLKASNDAREAEIPIFTKFKTYVTPDKTALPITTTLKKADGTVVKTAEPVLFLAKAGGASYQMEIRGGQDQIGGVVTNQQTLATNGLVDVVFDYIQIPAPGAKLSTRNSKDENGPFKNVTGQRLYDTITLTQPLPPFAKFDASKNPNWTYDVGTNTATYTLNRKDYNDDGYNDVSLVLTFPGANVDTTYMAESTMVFHPRNKGANESDVTQSNSVRYRFRPNSTKGMPFEKVFANEPEDRLDNQTSLYNVTNVASRTSKGVNWRLTVANTASEKITFTEFKDYGLDSRLYYTGVSLPRTDDIVLDHYNGETYANVSNVTVRGVLNDGSQRVLGTVSSGRTLNFDRTIAREIKELYFDFPSGYTLNHKQIVSFTVKSAFRQTPTVSPTESENEYVNSGSYNAVYTRTNGSSYPFSANDTAKFKLVGQKVDIGIEKHLSEKLDTGFLPPRRDEALRSDDEYAIWTLQGTWDNTVKGVDDRTTLTNVEFIDLLPEGVTYERTVLNGGWGAPRPTVTYVPNYNDTGLNAVIIKWNSITVGQLNRYMKNSDAIQILTKVTSNSVPGHNTNYVLVSVDGTLVTSQDTHHMGAVYGFFGGSYKDERDVDQDGDVNESFAAASAYYEYTGRYEVLARKYIARETVNNWNKDGLKTGAGAPFRYKLWNYNNLLTNVTSYELLDVLPHPNDFSTAASATSGTLEARQSKFSNTLTGPVRITTPNARKFTVEYSTDVITGEVDQSSHQLTFSDTVADYTKVTAIRVRLNNGETFNKGELLEAELPMKAPEIATLGDRAWNNFSIATNTKQPTPTNLVWNEMYIPSSPLKIVKKSADGVTLLADAVFTVTRVDNPAMTYELTTNRNGEVEQVLPLGTYTVVEKTAPRGYLLDATVRTVEIVEDETTTVEAVNVPLISVTTHKIWNDDDNRDGKRPENIQVRLLANGVEKQTVSLSQTENWTHTFVDLPAYENGQKIVYSVTEDAVADYETTIDGFTITNRHVPEVKNITVNKVWQDNDNQDGKRPETINIRLFANGEERELATLTSEDNWTHTFEYLPVYDEGQEITYTITEEEVDGYETTIDGYTVTNTHTPEVKSVTVNKVWQDNDNQDGKRPESIHVRLLANGVEKQTALLSQAENWAHTFANLPVYENGEAIVYTVTEDAVSEYETTIDGYTITNRHTPEVKSVTVNKVWQDNDNQDGKRPETIHVRLLANGVEKQTVSISQTENWAHTFANLPVYENGEAIVYTVTEDAVANYETTIDGYTITNSYTPEAKSVTVNKVWQDNDDKDGKRPEKITVHLLANGQIVRTQDMTKEMDWTHTFTNLPVYANGKAIEYSIKEDAVASYSSVVDGFNVTNTLIETPDMPAPTPDEETPEKPTPPSPNETPEKPTPPSPNETPDVPTTPDEPTKMPNEPTVPSKPKALPNTGSQHDMTVIGLSILLIGLAGLIYDKKRLHK, from the coding sequence AAACAGCATTGCCAATTACGACAACGTTGAAAAAAGCTGATGGAACAGTTGTGAAAACGGCTGAACCCGTTTTATTTTTAGCTAAAGCAGGTGGTGCTTCGTATCAAATGGAAATTCGTGGCGGACAAGATCAAATTGGTGGTGTGGTGACGAATCAACAAACTTTAGCTACCAATGGACTTGTTGATGTTGTATTTGATTATATTCAGATTCCAGCTCCAGGAGCAAAATTATCTACTAGAAATTCTAAAGATGAGAACGGCCCTTTTAAAAACGTCACTGGACAACGTTTGTATGATACGATTACGTTAACGCAACCGTTGCCACCATTTGCAAAATTCGATGCGTCTAAAAACCCAAACTGGACATATGATGTTGGAACAAATACGGCAACTTATACATTAAATCGAAAAGATTATAATGATGATGGTTATAATGATGTCTCACTTGTCTTAACGTTTCCGGGAGCGAATGTCGATACAACGTATATGGCAGAATCAACAATGGTATTCCACCCAAGAAATAAAGGGGCGAATGAATCGGATGTGACACAAAGTAATTCGGTGCGTTATCGTTTTAGACCGAATAGTACAAAAGGTATGCCGTTTGAAAAAGTTTTTGCAAATGAGCCAGAAGATCGCTTGGATAATCAAACAAGTCTTTATAATGTGACGAACGTGGCTTCACGTACATCAAAAGGTGTCAACTGGCGCTTGACAGTAGCCAATACGGCATCAGAAAAAATAACGTTCACAGAGTTTAAAGATTATGGTTTAGATTCACGTTTATACTACACTGGTGTGAGTTTACCGAGAACAGATGATATTGTTTTAGATCACTACAACGGTGAAACGTATGCCAACGTGTCGAACGTCACTGTTCGTGGTGTGCTAAATGATGGCAGTCAACGTGTTTTAGGTACGGTATCAAGCGGACGGACATTGAATTTTGACCGTACAATTGCTAGAGAAATTAAAGAGTTGTATTTTGATTTTCCAAGTGGGTACACATTGAATCATAAACAAATTGTTAGTTTTACGGTTAAATCAGCGTTTAGACAAACACCAACGGTTAGCCCAACAGAATCAGAAAATGAGTATGTGAATAGTGGTAGTTACAACGCCGTTTATACACGTACAAATGGTAGTTCTTACCCGTTTTCTGCAAATGATACGGCTAAATTTAAATTAGTTGGTCAAAAGGTAGATATCGGTATTGAAAAACATTTATCTGAAAAATTAGATACGGGTTTTTTGCCACCACGTCGAGATGAAGCACTTCGTTCAGATGATGAGTATGCGATTTGGACTTTACAAGGTACTTGGGATAATACGGTAAAAGGTGTGGACGATAGAACAACATTAACGAATGTTGAATTCATTGATTTATTACCAGAAGGTGTTACTTATGAGAGAACTGTTTTAAACGGTGGTTGGGGAGCGCCTAGACCAACAGTCACTTATGTACCAAATTATAACGATACTGGATTAAATGCCGTTATTATCAAATGGAACAGCATTACTGTAGGTCAATTGAATCGTTACATGAAGAATTCAGACGCCATTCAAATTTTAACAAAAGTAACATCTAATTCTGTACCAGGACATAACACAAACTACGTTTTAGTGAGCGTAGACGGTACGCTTGTAACGAGTCAAGATACGCATCATATGGGTGCTGTGTATGGTTTTTTTGGTGGTTCGTATAAAGATGAGCGAGATGTCGATCAAGATGGAGATGTGAATGAATCGTTTGCAGCAGCGTCTGCTTATTATGAATATACGGGTCGATACGAAGTGTTAGCACGTAAATATATTGCTCGTGAAACGGTAAATAACTGGAATAAAGATGGATTAAAAACAGGAGCAGGTGCACCATTCCGTTATAAATTGTGGAATTACAATAATTTATTAACCAATGTAACCTCTTATGAATTGTTAGATGTTTTACCACATCCTAATGACTTTTCTACGGCTGCTTCCGCTACATCTGGTACACTAGAAGCGCGCCAATCTAAATTTAGCAATACTTTAACAGGACCTGTACGCATTACAACACCAAACGCACGTAAATTTACGGTAGAGTATTCTACAGATGTTATAACAGGTGAGGTGGATCAATCATCTCATCAATTAACGTTTAGTGATACTGTAGCAGATTATACGAAAGTAACCGCAATTAGAGTACGCTTGAATAATGGAGAAACATTCAATAAAGGCGAATTATTAGAAGCAGAATTACCAATGAAAGCGCCAGAAATAGCAACCTTAGGTGATCGTGCTTGGAATAACTTCTCAATTGCGACAAATACAAAACAACCAACACCAACCAATTTAGTGTGGAACGAAATGTATATTCCATCATCACCATTAAAAATTGTAAAAAAATCAGCGGACGGTGTGACGCTTCTTGCAGATGCCGTGTTCACTGTGACACGCGTAGATAATCCAGCAATGACGTATGAATTAACAACGAATCGAAATGGTGAAGTGGAGCAAGTTTTACCTTTAGGTACGTATACGGTTGTAGAAAAAACAGCACCAAGAGGGTATTTATTAGATGCGACTGTACGTACGGTTGAGATTGTCGAAGACGAAACGACAACAGTAGAAGCTGTAAACGTACCACTTATTTCAGTAACAACGCATAAAATTTGGAACGACGATGACAACCGAGATGGTAAACGTCCAGAAAACATTCAAGTTCGCTTATTGGCAAACGGCGTAGAAAAACAAACGGTTTCACTTTCTCAAACAGAGAATTGGACACATACATTTGTTGATTTACCAGCATACGAAAACGGTCAAAAAATTGTGTATTCTGTAACAGAAGATGCGGTTGCAGATTATGAAACAACTATTGATGGTTTTACCATTACGAATCGACATGTACCAGAAGTCAAAAACATTACGGTAAATAAAGTGTGGCAAGATAATGACAATCAAGATGGTAAACGTCCAGAAACGATTAATATTCGCTTATTTGCGAACGGTGAAGAAAGAGAACTTGCTACGTTGACGAGTGAAGATAACTGGACACATACATTTGAATATTTACCAGTTTATGACGAAGGTCAAGAAATTACGTATACGATAACGGAAGAAGAAGTTGACGGTTACGAAACAACAATTGATGGGTATACTGTTACAAATACTCATACACCAGAAGTAAAATCTGTTACGGTGAATAAAGTATGGCAAGATAACGATAATCAAGATGGTAAACGCCCAGAAAGTATTCACGTTCGCTTATTGGCAAACGGCGTAGAAAAACAAACGGCTTTACTTTCTCAAGCAGAAAATTGGGCACATACATTTGCTAATTTACCAGTGTATGAAAACGGTGAAGCAATTGTATACACTGTAACAGAAGATGCTGTTTCAGAATATGAAACAACAATTGATGGTTATACGATTACAAACCGCCATACACCAGAAGTGAAATCTGTTACGGTGAATAAAGTATGGCAAGATAACGATAATCAAGATGGTAAACGCCCAGAAACGATTCACGTTCGCTTATTGGCAAATGGTGTAGAAAAACAAACGGTTTCAATTTCTCAAACAGAGAATTGGGCACATACATTTGCTAATTTACCAGTGTATGAAAACGGTGAAGCAATTGTATATACTGTAACAGAAGATGCTGTTGCAAATTATGAAACAACAATTGATGGTTACACGATTACAAACAGCTATACTCCAGAAGCAAAATCCGTTACGGTGAATAAAGTATGGCAAGATAATGATGATAAAGACGGCAAACGTCCTGAAAAAATTACCGTACATTTATTGGCGAACGGTCAAATTGTCCGTACGCAAGACATGACAAAAGAGATGGATTGGACACATACATTTACTAATTTACCAGTGTATGCAAACGGAAAAGCGATTGAATATAGCATTAAAGAAGATGCGGTTGCATCTTATTCGTCAGTAGTTGATGGATTTAATGTGACAAACACATTGATTGAAACTCCGGATATGCCAGCACCAACTCCGGACGAAGAAACACCGGAAAAACCGACTCCACCGAGTCCGAATGAAACACCGGAAAAACCGACTCCACCAAGTCCAAATGAAACACCAGATGTACCGACGACTCCGGACGAGCCAACTAAAATGCCTAACGAGCCGACGGTTCCATCAAAACCAAAAGCATTACCAAATACAGGAAGTCAACACGATATGACAGTGATTGGGTTAAGTATTTTATTAATCGGTTTAGCTGGTTTAATCTATGACAAAAAAAGACTGCATAAATAA
- a CDS encoding leucine--tRNA ligase — protein MNFKHQEIEQKWQTYWDKHETFKTTEDDTKPYYYVLDMFPYPSGQGLHVGHPEGYTATDILARMKRAQGYNVLHPIGWDAFGLPAEQYALDTGNDPATFTYQNIQTFKRQLKSLGFSYDWDREIDTTDPNYYKWTQFIFEKLIEKDLAYVDEVAVNWCPALGTVLSNEEVIDGKSERGGHPVYRKPMRQWVLRITAYADRLLDDLETIDWPESLKDMQRNWIGRSHGAHVHFKVADSNEQFTVFTTRPDTLFGATYCVLSPEHQLVSAITTPQQKEAVEAYIQEVSTKSDLERTDLAKTKTGVFTGAYAINPINQEPIPIWIADYVLSSYGTGAIMAVPGHDERDFEFATKFELPIIRVIEDENNSPLPLTTDGVHVNSAFLNGLNKEDGIQKAIEWLTENGVGEKVTSYRLRDWIFSRQRYWGEPIPVIHWEDGSMSVVPSEELPLLLPKTENIRPSGTGESPLANIAEWVNVVDENGRKGRRETNTMPQWAGSSWYFLRYVDPTNDNAVADFEKLKKWFPVDMYVGGAEHAVLHLLYARFWHKFLYDIGVVPTAEPFQRVFNQGMILGENNEKMSKSRGNVINPDDVVNRLGADTLRLYEMFMGPLDASKPWSEKGLEGSRRFLDRVWRLMVNEDGTLKDTLVKTNDGALNKVYHQTVKKVTEDFEIMHFNTGISQMMVFVNEAMKAETLPIDYAKGFLQLLAPVTPHLAEELWEKLGETQSIQHEKWPTFDESYLVENTIEVILQVNGKIKARVDVPVNLDKAAFEALALENADVKAALDGKTIVKMITVPNKLVNIVVK, from the coding sequence ATGAATTTCAAACATCAAGAAATCGAACAAAAATGGCAAACGTATTGGGATAAACACGAAACGTTTAAAACAACAGAAGATGATACAAAACCTTATTACTATGTATTGGATATGTTCCCTTACCCATCTGGACAAGGGTTACACGTAGGGCATCCTGAAGGGTATACGGCGACAGATATTTTAGCACGTATGAAACGCGCACAAGGGTATAACGTACTGCATCCAATCGGATGGGATGCCTTTGGTTTACCAGCTGAACAGTATGCATTAGATACGGGGAATGATCCAGCAACATTTACCTATCAAAATATTCAAACGTTTAAACGTCAATTAAAATCATTAGGTTTTTCATACGATTGGGATCGTGAAATCGATACGACAGATCCAAATTACTACAAATGGACGCAATTCATTTTTGAAAAATTAATTGAAAAAGATTTAGCGTATGTGGATGAAGTTGCGGTAAACTGGTGTCCGGCTTTAGGAACAGTTTTATCCAATGAAGAAGTAATTGATGGTAAATCAGAACGTGGCGGTCATCCGGTCTATCGTAAACCAATGCGTCAATGGGTATTGCGTATTACGGCTTACGCGGATCGTTTGTTAGACGACTTGGAAACAATTGACTGGCCAGAAAGCTTAAAAGATATGCAACGTAATTGGATTGGTCGTTCACATGGCGCGCACGTTCATTTTAAAGTTGCCGACAGTAATGAGCAATTTACCGTATTTACAACACGACCAGATACGTTATTTGGTGCAACTTACTGTGTATTGTCTCCAGAACATCAATTGGTTAGTGCCATTACAACACCACAACAAAAAGAAGCGGTGGAAGCGTACATTCAAGAGGTGTCAACAAAATCGGACTTGGAACGTACGGACTTAGCCAAAACCAAAACGGGCGTATTTACGGGTGCTTACGCAATCAATCCAATTAATCAGGAACCAATTCCAATTTGGATTGCTGATTATGTGTTATCCAGTTATGGAACGGGGGCGATTATGGCGGTTCCGGGACATGACGAGCGTGATTTTGAATTTGCTACAAAATTTGAATTGCCAATTATTCGTGTAATTGAAGATGAAAACAACTCTCCATTACCATTAACAACTGATGGTGTACATGTGAATTCAGCGTTTTTAAACGGTCTAAATAAAGAAGACGGTATTCAAAAAGCGATTGAATGGTTGACAGAAAATGGTGTTGGTGAAAAAGTAACGTCATATCGTTTACGTGATTGGATTTTCTCTCGTCAACGCTACTGGGGTGAGCCAATTCCTGTTATTCATTGGGAAGACGGTAGCATGAGTGTGGTACCAAGTGAAGAGTTGCCGTTACTATTGCCGAAAACAGAAAACATTCGTCCAAGTGGTACGGGAGAATCGCCGTTGGCGAATATTGCGGAATGGGTTAATGTCGTGGACGAAAATGGCCGTAAAGGACGTCGTGAAACGAATACAATGCCTCAATGGGCGGGGAGTTCGTGGTATTTCTTGCGCTATGTTGATCCAACAAATGACAATGCGGTAGCCGACTTTGAAAAATTGAAAAAATGGTTCCCAGTTGATATGTATGTGGGTGGTGCAGAGCATGCGGTATTACATTTGCTTTACGCACGATTCTGGCATAAGTTTTTATACGACATTGGTGTTGTACCAACTGCAGAACCATTCCAACGTGTCTTTAACCAAGGTATGATTTTGGGCGAAAATAATGAAAAAATGTCTAAATCTCGTGGCAATGTCATCAATCCTGACGATGTGGTGAACCGTTTAGGTGCAGATACACTACGTTTATATGAAATGTTTATGGGACCTTTAGATGCGTCAAAACCATGGAGTGAAAAAGGGTTAGAAGGTAGCCGCCGTTTCCTAGATAGAGTATGGCGCTTAATGGTGAATGAAGATGGTACGTTAAAAGATACATTGGTGAAAACCAATGACGGTGCGTTAAATAAGGTATATCACCAAACTGTTAAAAAAGTGACTGAAGATTTTGAAATCATGCACTTTAATACGGGAATTTCTCAAATGATGGTCTTTGTCAATGAAGCCATGAAAGCTGAAACATTGCCAATTGATTACGCTAAAGGATTTTTACAATTGTTAGCACCCGTTACACCGCATTTAGCAGAAGAATTGTGGGAAAAATTGGGTGAAACACAATCCATTCAACATGAAAAATGGCCAACTTTTGATGAAAGCTATTTAGTGGAAAATACGATTGAAGTCATTTTACAAGTTAATGGTAAAATTAAAGCGCGTGTCGATGTTCCAGTAAACTTAGATAAAGCAGCGTTTGAAGCGTTGGCGTTGGAAAATGCTGATGTGAAAGCAGCGCTTGATGGTAAAACAATCGTTAAAATGATTACTGTACCAAATAAATTAGTAAACATTGTGGTGAAATAA
- a CDS encoding DUF1294 domain-containing protein, with translation MIWVMFLLNLNAFLLFAVDKRKAKKRLYRTSEKTLLLSLVFGSFGGYFAMMMCHHKTKKWYFHVVAIMSMLLTIGLYEKISRLMM, from the coding sequence ATGATTTGGGTAATGTTTTTACTCAATTTAAACGCGTTTTTATTGTTTGCTGTAGATAAAAGAAAAGCAAAAAAGCGTCTTTATCGCACATCTGAAAAAACATTGTTACTGTCACTAGTGTTTGGTAGTTTTGGTGGTTACTTTGCCATGATGATGTGTCATCATAAAACAAAAAAATGGTATTTTCATGTTGTTGCTATAATGAGCATGCTTTTAACAATAGGGCTATACGAAAAAATCAGTCGTCTTATGATGTGA
- a CDS encoding mechanosensitive ion channel family protein has product MSVNWSEIATIILWRLFFILITLLVFLFLNHVVLNLIKKSTKKMIRPHGMSQQRYDTLRHLFESLAHYVLYFITGYIILSILGVPMATLVAGAGIAGLIIGLGAQSFVNDLVNGVFILMEKQFDIDDYVIISNIEGRVTSIGLRLTTIEGLDGATYFIRNKEITIVKNLTRHHTRTLINLFITDTSQAFDIEKIIKNVNASDADVLSGGVIPTLLGLQTTPSGALYYSVGLFTSYEESVEKKDAFYQKYISALQQAGISVFQK; this is encoded by the coding sequence ATGTCAGTTAATTGGTCTGAAATTGCCACAATTATCCTGTGGCGTTTATTCTTTATTTTAATTACGTTACTAGTATTTTTATTTTTGAACCACGTTGTTCTTAACCTAATCAAAAAATCAACTAAAAAAATGATACGCCCACATGGCATGTCTCAACAACGCTACGACACGTTACGTCATTTGTTTGAAAGTCTAGCACACTACGTTTTATATTTTATTACTGGATATATTATATTATCCATTTTAGGTGTCCCTATGGCAACTCTTGTTGCCGGAGCCGGTATTGCCGGATTGATTATCGGGTTAGGCGCTCAAAGCTTTGTCAACGACCTAGTGAACGGTGTCTTTATTTTAATGGAAAAACAATTCGATATTGACGATTATGTCATCATTTCAAACATCGAAGGACGCGTGACATCCATTGGACTACGTTTAACGACAATTGAAGGGTTAGATGGTGCTACCTACTTTATTCGCAACAAAGAAATTACCATCGTTAAAAATCTAACCCGCCATCACACACGTACTTTAATTAACTTGTTTATTACCGATACTTCTCAAGCTTTTGACATCGAAAAGATTATTAAAAACGTAAACGCTTCAGATGCAGATGTTTTAAGCGGTGGTGTTATCCCAACTTTATTAGGGTTGCAGACGACACCAAGTGGTGCATTGTATTATTCAGTCGGTTTATTTACATCATATGAAGAGTCAGTCGAAAAAAAAGATGCCTTTTACCAAAAATACATTTCCGCATTGCAACAAGCCGGCATTTCCGTCTTTCAAAAATAA